The following are encoded together in the Calditrichota bacterium genome:
- a CDS encoding ornithine carbamoyltransferase: MNTNFRNKHFITTNDWTKQELDTVFEVAFDLKRRFAVGEPHRYLPDKTLFMIFFEQSTRTRNSMEAGMTQLGGHAHDLTPDKMQLSHGESAKDTAIILSRMGHGIACRNCFYGIGNRYLNEMARYATVPVMSLQDDVYHPFQGLADLMTIFEYFGRDPKGLKVTVSWAYAKSHAKPLSVPQTQILLFPRYGIDVTVAHPKEFPLSEEIVAAAKKNAEAGGGSLRFTQDMDEALEGAQIVIPKNWGGFGAYTMEEYLENEEACKAEMAANLEKHRDWIFDRRRVGLADKQVKLMHALPADRGREVTDDVIDDETISIVYDEAENRLHTAKAVMALTMGGR, encoded by the coding sequence ATGAATACGAATTTTCGCAACAAGCATTTCATTACCACCAACGATTGGACCAAGCAGGAACTGGACACCGTTTTTGAGGTGGCGTTTGATTTGAAACGCCGGTTTGCCGTGGGCGAACCCCACCGCTATTTGCCGGACAAAACCCTGTTCATGATTTTTTTCGAACAGAGCACCCGCACCCGCAATTCCATGGAGGCCGGGATGACGCAGCTTGGCGGCCACGCCCACGACCTCACGCCGGACAAAATGCAGCTTTCCCACGGGGAGTCGGCCAAGGACACGGCGATTATTCTGTCGCGGATGGGCCACGGCATTGCCTGCCGCAATTGCTTTTACGGCATCGGAAATCGCTATTTGAATGAAATGGCCCGCTATGCCACCGTGCCGGTGATGTCCCTGCAGGATGACGTGTACCATCCCTTTCAGGGGCTGGCCGATTTAATGACTATTTTCGAATATTTTGGCCGCGATCCCAAAGGCCTGAAAGTGACCGTTTCCTGGGCCTACGCAAAATCCCACGCCAAACCGCTTTCGGTGCCGCAAACACAGATTTTACTGTTTCCCCGTTACGGAATCGATGTAACCGTGGCACACCCGAAGGAGTTTCCGTTGAGCGAGGAGATTGTAGCGGCTGCAAAGAAAAATGCGGAAGCGGGCGGCGGGAGTCTCCGTTTTACCCAAGACATGGACGAAGCCCTGGAGGGGGCTCAGATTGTCATTCCCAAAAACTGGGGAGGCTTTGGGGCGTACACAATGGAAGAGTACCTGGAAAACGAAGAAGCCTGCAAGGCAGAAATGGCGGCCAATCTGGAAAAACACCGGGATTGGATTTTTGATCGTCGCCGCGTAGGACTGGCGGACAAGCAGGTCAAACTCATGCACGCGCTCCCGGCAGACCGCGGACGTGAAGTGACCGACGACGTCATTGACGACGAAACCATTTCAATTGTCTACGATGAGGCTGAAAACCGGCTGCACACAGCCAAAGCCGTCATGGCGCTCACAATGGGAGGACGGTAA